GGGCGGTTACTAAATTCCATCAACAAATAAGGTGCGCTTCGCGGTTCGTTACTAACCACCCCGCCCTCGGCTTCTAACGATTTGATACCTCGGGCGCCCCTCCTTGAAAACGGAGGGGAATGGCCCCGTCTCATGCCCCCTATCTTCATACCCCATCTTAGCCGTCTAATGCCCCTGTCTCCTCTAAATTTAAGCCAGTCTCCTCAGCCCGTGCCACCTCGCTGAGATGCCCGCGCGCTTCCTTCCCCGCTTTGGCCCCCATTTTGCCTGTTCCCTCTTGTCGCGGCTCGAGCCGCAGCAATATCGAACATGAAGCGGCATTCGGAGACTCTTCTATTCACCTTAGGTTCCATTCTCGTTGCAGGCGGCGTCCTTTTCGCCCGGCAACTCGGTGACGTGCCCGCCATCCCGGTCCATATGAATGAGGTGGACATCGAAAGCGGGCGCATCCCGTTCGACCAGGTGGTGAGATACGGCGAAACGCTCTTCACCGCGGTCTTCAACAAGCTCGACGGGGCGGGCCGGCCGGGCACGACGGCCGATATGAAGCCGCGGGCGCCACAGCCCGGAATGCTCCGGACCACGGGTCCGGACTCTCATTCCTGCGCTTCGTGTCACAACCGTCCGCAGATCGGCGGGGGCGGCGACTTCGCCACCAACGTCTTCGTGATGGCCGATTCCACGACGCAGGTCAAGGACTCCATCAGCTCCGAATTCGTCAACGAGCGGATGACCGTCAGCCTGTTCGGCTCCGGCCCGATCGAGATGCTGGCCCGCGAAATGACGCGTGAGCTTCAAGGCACGCGCCTGGTCTCGATCAATCACGCGTATCTCTGTTCGTGCAATGTGCCGGCGCACCTCACCGCGAAAGGCATCGACTTCGGCGACATCATCGCGCACGGTGACGGCGCCGTGGACACCACGGGGGTTCGCGGCGTCAGCGGCGACCTCGTCGTCCGTCCCTTTCATCAGAATGGCGCGGCCGTGTCTCTCCGCCAGTTCACCAACGAGGGAATGAACCAGCATCTCGGACTTCAGTCCCAGGAACTCTTCGGCATCGACACCGATCCCGACGGCGACGGCGTCCGCAACGAACTGACCATCGGCGACATCACCGCGATCGCTCTATTTCAGGCGCAGCTCGGCACTCCCGGCCGCCGTTTCTCCGACGATCCTGTCCGCCGCAAAGGCGCCGAGGACGGCGAAGGGCTGTTCAACAAAATCGGCTGCACCTCATGCCACATCCCCGAAATGAAGCTGAAGGGCCGGATGTTCACCGAAGCCAATCCGTTCAACCCCGAATGGAAGCTGCTGACGACGGTCGCCAAGCCCGTCGGCTTCGACATGACGACCACCGGCCAGCCGCCGCGGCTCGAGCCGACGCCGGACGGCGGCGCCGTCGTGCGCGCATATACCGATCTCAAACGCCACTATCTCTGCGACGACAGCGACCGCTTCTTCTGCAATGAAAAGGTCGCCGACTCCGGCGTCCAGCCCGGCTGGTTCGTGACGCGCAAACTCTGGGATATCGGGAGCTCCGCCGCCTTCGGCCATCGCGGCGATCTTTCAACCATCACCGAGGCGATCGAGCATCATGCCGGCGAAGCCCGCGAATCGCGCGACAACTATGTGAAGCTTTCGCAATACCAACGAGGAGCGATCGTCGAGTTCCTCAAAACCATGCAGGTGCTGCCCGCGAAGTGATCGACGATCTGTGGTACAAAAACGCCGTCATCTATAATCTGAACGTCGGTACCTTCATGGACTCGAACGGCGACGGCGACGGCGACTTCGAAGGCCTGTCGCGCCGGCTCGATTATCTTTCCGGCCTCGGCGTCACCTGCATCTGGCTTCAGCCGTTTCAACCGTCTCCCCACCTCGACAGCGGCTACGACATCTCGGACTACTACGGCGTCGATCCGCGCTTCGGCTCCTCCGGCGACTTCGTCGACTTCGCAAACCAGGCCAAGCAGCGGGGCATCCGGCTTATCGTCGATCTGGTCGTGAACCACACGTCGAACCAGCACCGCTGGTTCAAAGCCGCGCGCGCCGACAGGAATTCGCGCTACCGGGACTGGTACACCTGGTCCAAATCCAGGCCTCGAGACTACAGGCGCGGCATGGTCTTTCCCGGCGTCCAGAAAGAAACCTGGAGTTTCGACAAGGTTGCGAAGGAATGGTATTACCATCGGTTTTTCGACTTCCAGCCGGACCTGAATACGGAGAACCCCCAAGTCCGGACCGAAATCCAGCGCATCATGGGCTACTGGCTCGAGCTGGGAGTCTCCGGATTCCGCGTTGATGCCGTTCCCTTCGTCATCGAGTCTTCGGAGCCGCGCCGAACGCGCAGAAAACGCACCATGCACTACGAGTATCTGAGCGACTTCCGCGATTTCCTGCAGTGGCGGGAAGGCGACGGCATCCTCCTCGGCGAAGCGAACATCATGCCCAAGCTCGACATGAACTTCTTCGGCGAGCGCGACGACCGCATGCACATGATGTTCAACTTCTTCGTGAACCAGCATGTCTTCTACGCTCTCGCTTCGGCTGACGTGAAGCCGCTCGAGGCCGCCCTCGAAGCCACCAGCAAAATCCCCGAGTATGCCCAGTGGGCATCGTTTCTGCGAAACCACGACGAACTCGACCTCGGCCGCCTGACGAAAGAACAGCGCGAAACCGTGTACGAAAAATTCGCGCCGGATAAAGACATGCGGCTCTACGGCCGCGGCATCCGCCGCCGGATCGCGCCGATGCTCGGGAATCGTCCGCAATGGGAGATGGCGTACAGCCTGATGTTTTCGCTGCCCGGAACTCCGGTGCTGCGTTACGGCGACGAGATCGGAATGGGCGACGACCTCAGCCTCCCGCAACGCAACGCCGTCCGCACCCCGATGCAATGGTCCGGCGAA
This genomic interval from Terriglobia bacterium contains the following:
- a CDS encoding alpha-amylase family protein, which codes for MIDDLWYKNAVIYNLNVGTFMDSNGDGDGDFEGLSRRLDYLSGLGVTCIWLQPFQPSPHLDSGYDISDYYGVDPRFGSSGDFVDFANQAKQRGIRLIVDLVVNHTSNQHRWFKAARADRNSRYRDWYTWSKSRPRDYRRGMVFPGVQKETWSFDKVAKEWYYHRFFDFQPDLNTENPQVRTEIQRIMGYWLELGVSGFRVDAVPFVIESSEPRRTRRKRTMHYEYLSDFRDFLQWREGDGILLGEANIMPKLDMNFFGERDDRMHMMFNFFVNQHVFYALASADVKPLEAALEATSKIPEYAQWASFLRNHDELDLGRLTKEQRETVYEKFAPDKDMRLYGRGIRRRIAPMLGNRPQWEMAYSLMFSLPGTPVLRYGDEIGMGDDLSLPQRNAVRTPMQWSGEPQAGFSTAKKTVAPVIGKGPYSYERINVESQRLDINSMLNWIERMIRLRKECPEFGWGTYRILKTGHPSVLGIHYEWRNNSLVTLHNFHEKPCSISLEIGGGEGAVLSNLLAGEPSHAMPNGKHKIVLEGFGYRWYRVGGLGHLLKREKF
- a CDS encoding di-heme oxidoredictase family protein gives rise to the protein MKRHSETLLFTLGSILVAGGVLFARQLGDVPAIPVHMNEVDIESGRIPFDQVVRYGETLFTAVFNKLDGAGRPGTTADMKPRAPQPGMLRTTGPDSHSCASCHNRPQIGGGGDFATNVFVMADSTTQVKDSISSEFVNERMTVSLFGSGPIEMLAREMTRELQGTRLVSINHAYLCSCNVPAHLTAKGIDFGDIIAHGDGAVDTTGVRGVSGDLVVRPFHQNGAAVSLRQFTNEGMNQHLGLQSQELFGIDTDPDGDGVRNELTIGDITAIALFQAQLGTPGRRFSDDPVRRKGAEDGEGLFNKIGCTSCHIPEMKLKGRMFTEANPFNPEWKLLTTVAKPVGFDMTTTGQPPRLEPTPDGGAVVRAYTDLKRHYLCDDSDRFFCNEKVADSGVQPGWFVTRKLWDIGSSAAFGHRGDLSTITEAIEHHAGEARESRDNYVKLSQYQRGAIVEFLKTMQVLPAK